Proteins encoded by one window of Drosophila melanogaster chromosome X:
- the CG8924 gene encoding uncharacterized protein, with protein sequence MSGATQEFCVRWNSHLGSIGAAFPQLLAGQRFVDVTLACEGQQVHCHRLVLAACSTYFEAILAEHPCKHPVIILPREIKLWEIQALVDFMYKGEVNVTQAGLGQLLRCAEQLQIRGLYGSEAPINYKKLQQASLEAAKDPAATTARSFKHVDSAETDDAATNSTTSTTMTTSSAPPLPVNHQQPTVLKRQNPDARQQQQQQQQQQVQQRPQINGSNAQQPSKATSTNVLGSHSNAPTEDDSGDEVPNNWNAYGEQFDDCNISAQAVDNKMNVHLSLQQARMQMQLQQQQYLDSNVEDDHNYVAAHDENNDSSFATGVPCGSGLSLSLDTDLDTSANTSGGLSHSSIDGYTSYKRVRRSEASLAQAAKCVSKGETFQTVSNMFNIPVSTIRFYMARKGILPKRKRGRGASHAGNIIITTNSGKLSTVPASITHPPAHPHIHTNPLPHTQSQQMSMDSLHLKAGIANTSGSNSPATATATSMSPSFDMATTGDIVPFHLHSDAAAFKLNDQKLHMI encoded by the exons ATGAGCGGCGCTACACAGGAATTTTGTGTACGCTGGAACAGCCATTTGGGCAGCATTGGAGCTGCTTTTCCGCAGCTGCTAGCAGGCCAGAGATTCGTGGATGTAACACTCGCATGCGAAGGCCAACAGGTGCACTGCCATCGTCTGGTGTTGGCCGCTTGTTCCACCTACTTTGAGGCAATACTAGCGGAGCATCCTTGCAAGCACCCGGTCATCATATTGCCCAGGGAGATCAAGCTATGGGAGATCCAGGCGCTTGTGGACTTCATGTACAAGGGAGAGGTCAATGTCACGCAAGCCGGTCTTGGCCAGTTGCTTCGCTGTGCCGAACAACTGCAGATTCGCGGTCTATACGGCTCTGAGGCACCGATAAACTACAAGAAACTCCAGCAGGCGAGTCTCGAGGCTGCTAAGGATCCAGCTGCAACCACAGCGCGAAGCTTCAAGCATGTGGACAGCGCGGAAACGGACGATGCAGCCACTAATTCAACCACCTCAACAACAATGACCACCTCCTCCGCTCCACCGCTACCGGTTAACCATCAGCAACCCACAGTATTGAAGCGCCAGAATCCCGATgctcggcagcagcagcaacagcagcagcagcagcaggtgcagcAGCGACCCCAGATAAATGGCAGTAATGCTCAACAGCCATCTAAGGCCACCTCTACGAACGTTTTGGGCAGCCACTCGAATGCACCAACCGAGGATGACTCCGGCGACGAGGTGCCGAACAATTGGAATGCCTACGGGGAGCAATTCGATGATTGCAATATATCTGCGCAAGCCGTTGACAACAAAATGAATGTCCACCTATCCCTGCAGCAGGCGAG gatgcaaatgcagcttcagcagcagcaatactTGGATTCAAATGTTGAGGACGACCACAACTATGTGGCCGCTCATGATGAAAACAATGACAGCAGTTTTGCGACAGGAGTGCCATGCGGATCCGGGCTATCCCTCAGCCTTGACACTGATCTCGATACATCGGCCAATACTTCCGGAGGACTGAGCCATAGCTCGATCGATGGTTATACTTCATATAAGCGCGTTCGACGTTCAGAAGCATCTCTAGCACAAGCGGCCAAATGTGTTTCGAAGGGCGAGACATTCCAAACTGTCAGCAATATGTTCAATATTCCTGTCTCAACCATTCGTTTCTATATGGCGCGAAAAGGAATTCTTCCGAAGCGGAAACGTGGACGTGGTGCTTCCCATGCCGGAAACATAATAATCACAACAAACTCAGGAAAACTCTCAACCGTCCCAGCGAGCATAACTCATCCCCCAGCCCATCCGCATATCCACACCAATCCCCTTCCTCACACGCAGTCTCAGCAAATGTCCATGGACAGCCTACATCTCAAGGCGGGCATCGCAAATACCAGTGGCAGCAATAGTCCGGCAACTGCAACGGCAACGTCTATGTCACCATCATTTGATATGGCCACAACAGGTGATATTGTGCCTTTTCACCTCCATAGCGATGCGGCGGCATTCAAACTCAACGATCAGAAGCTGCACATGATCTAA
- the Rrp47 gene encoding ribosomal RNA processing 47, isoform B has translation MAQENQAVDNGLPCNAYLDTSLREDENMQHILKTFYSSIELLEADTEKALALQAERTLNTNEQIKLDSYLVYLNSTLFFIYLKLQGEDASNHAVMHDLRRTRDLLARDKKINDALAAPRLDMPAAKRFIAAGTHTRFVDMNGVMVSEKQYNKSKQETPK, from the exons ATGGCTCAAGAAAATCAAGCTGTCGACAATGGACTGCCCTGCAACGCTTACCTGGACACAAGCCTGCGAGAGGACGAAAACATGCAACACATCCTGAAAACCTTTTACAGCAGCATCGAACTCCTGGAAGCCGACACGGAGAAGGCACTGGCGCTACAGGCAGAACGCACATTGAACACAAATGAACAAATAAAATTGGATAGCTACCTTGTGTACTTGAACAGCACACTGTTTTTCATATACCTGAAACTGCAGGGTGAAGATGCCTCAAAT CATGCTGTGATGCACGATTTGCGTCGTACAAGGGACCTACTTGCCCGCGATAAGAAAATAAACGATGCTCTAGCGGCGCCAAGACTGGATATGCCCGCTGCCAAGCGATTTATCGCAGCTGGAACCCACACACGATTTGTGGACATGAACGGAGTTATGGTCTCCgaaaaacaatataataaaagcaagCAAGAAACTCccaaataa